In the Silene latifolia isolate original U9 population chromosome 1, ASM4854445v1, whole genome shotgun sequence genome, TAGAGTCATGAGACGATTTCAAACGACTCTTTAAGGAGAAATTCTACCCGGAGAACACTGATTTCCTAGCTCGAAGGAAATTAAAGAACTTGAAACATACAGGCTCGATTCACGATTATGTGAAAGCGTATTCAGCTTGTATGTTGGAGATAGCAGACATGACCGAGAAGGATCGGGTGTTTCAGTTTATTGATGGTTTGAAGGAGTGGGCTCAGCGAGAAATCATGCGACAGCGACCTGAGTCCCTCTCAGCTGCGATGACAGCGGCTGAAAGACTAGTTGACTATTACACGGAGCGCGAAATCTCCCAGAAGAAGGGATTCGCTGCAACGGGCGGAGGCAATCAAAGGTTTGGAGGGACGACTTCACAAGCAAGACCTCCCTCTACGGGTAATAGTCGGTTCCTTCCCGGAGGTGATAATAGGAGATGGGGTCCGGCGAATTCCACTCCAACCTCTTCTAAGGATAGTAATTATGAAGCGTCGACTGCTAGGAAGCCGTTCGCGTGCTTCCTTTGCAAAGGACCGCACCGAATGTTCGAGTGCCCTCACCAAGGGGAGTTCAACACCCTTAAGAAGAATCTGTCCAAGATGTCAGTAGAACAGAATCCCGAGGGGATAGACCATGATGCAGAGGGGTGCGATGATCATGAGACCAGTGAGCAAGGAGAAATGGCTCGAATGGGAGCAGTCCACATGATGTGCTCAATGGACAAAGGCGCTGAGCGCTCCGAGACCAAGTCCACGGAACTGATGTACGTGGAGAAAAACGTCAATGGAAAGGCTATTCGAGCAATAATAGATACAGGGGCCTCCCATAATTTCGTCACCCCCCGACGAAGCGAAGAGACTCAGAATGAAGTTGAACCGAGAAGGAGGAAGCATGAAAGATGTCAACTCCAAAGCCTTGCCGATTCAGAGTGTGGCTAGAGAAGTGGTGATCAAGATGGGAGAATGGACGGGGAAGCTCGACTTCACCAACGTCCCGATGGATGACTTCAAGATCGTCCTCGGCATGGATTTTCTGAAGCGGACTCCGACCTTTCTGGCGCCCCACAATGGGTCTTTAATAATGGTGGGATCAAAACCATGTCTTGTGAAAGCTGTTGAAGCTGACCGAAAGCAAAAGGGGCCACTCCTCTCGGCCATGCAGTTGAAGAGGGGACTTCAAAAGGGAGAGCCTACATACTTGTGTACAGTGTCCATGAAAGAAGACACCTTTGCTGAATGCGTAGAACCACAAGTAGAGAAGGTGCTAGAGGACAACAAGGACTTGATGCCTGATCAACTACCTATGAGTCTGCCACCCCGACGTTCGGTAGACCATCAAATTGAATTACTCTCGGGCACAAGACCTCCTGCTCGAGGGCCATATCGGATGGCGCCTCCCGAACTAGCGGAACTACGAAGACAACTAGACGATCTGATTCGTTAGGGGTAGATACGACCTTCCAAAGCTCCCTATGGAGCCCCTGTGCTCTTCCAGAAGAAACAGGACGGTAGTCTGAGATTGTGTATTGACTACCGGGCTCTGAACAAGCTGACGGTGATGAACCGCTACCCCATCCCATTGGTAGCGGATTCGTTCGATCAATTACAAAGCGCTGTATACTTCACCAAGCTCGACCTAAGATCTGGTTATCATCAAGTTCGAATTGCCGAAGGAGATGAGCCGAAGACTGCTTGTGTGACGAGGTATGGGCGTTTTGAATGGTTGGTCATGCCTTTTGGCTTGACGAATGCCCCTGCAACATTTTGTACGTTGATGAACCGTGTTTTCCACGAGTACCTGGACAAATTCGTGGTGGTATATCTGGACGATATCGTTGTATATAGTCGCTCGTTGGCTGAACACATAAAACACTTGGAGTTGGTGTTCGCGAAGCTACGAGAGAACCACCTATTCGTGAAGAGAGAGAAATGTGAATTTGCCCAGCCCGAAGTGAATTTCTTTGGTCACATAGTGGGCAAAGGCAAACTGAAGATGGATCCGAAGAAGATTGCCGCTATCAAGGACTGGGGAACCCCAAGGAATGTGTCTGAGCTCTGCTCTTTTTTGGGGCTCGCAAACTACTATCGAAGATTCATCTAAGCGTACTCGACAATTGCTTCCCCGCTCACCGACTTGCTGAAGAAGGTTAATAAGTGGGAGTTGTCTATCGACAAGAAGAGGGCCTTTGAGAAGCTCAAGGAAGCGGTGGTACAGGAACCGATCTTGGCGGTTCCGAATATCACGAAGCCTTTTGAAGTTGAGATGGATGCATCTGATTACGCCCTCGGGGGGTGTTACTCTAAGAGCGTCACCCTGTGGCTTTCGAGAGCAGAAAGTTTAATGGAGCCGAGACTCGTTATGCGGTACAAGAGAAGGAACTCCTAGCTATTGTTCATTGCATGCGGGGATGGAGGCATTATCTCTTGGGATCAAAGTTCGTTGTCAAGACTGATAATACCGCAGCATCTCACTTCTTGACTCAGCCCAATCTAAACAGCCGACAAGCTAGATGGCAAGAATTGTTGGCAGAGTTCGATGTGGAATTCGCTTACAGACCAGGAGCCGCAAACAGAGTCGCTGATGCCCTTAGCCGAAGATGTGATTTGGCCACATTGCACACGATTGCTCATTTGTCTACCACCACAGTGGCTACCGACATTCAGGCTAAGGTGAAATCACACCTTGACCTGAACCCGGTGGCAAGGAATCTGAAACAATTAGCCATCGAAGGGAAGACTCGCAAATTTTAGATGGAGGATGGCCTCTTGTTCACGAAGGGACATCAGATCTTTGTTCCAAAAGTGGCAGGGCTGCGAAAGATTCTCTTGCAAGAGTGCCACGATACATTGTGGGCAGGTCATCCGGGGTGGCAGAGAACCTTATGCCTACTGAAGAGAAGCTACTACTGGCCGCAGATGAAGGATGATGTAATAGAGTACACAAAGACCTGTCTGATCTGCCAACAAGACAAGGGAGAGAAACAGAAGCCGAGGGGCTACTAAATCCCTTACCGGGTACCAACTCGTCCATGGGAAAGTATCTCGATGGACTTCATATCTGGGTTACCGAAGGTAGGGGCTCTCAATGTGATCCTTGTTGTTGTGGATCGCTTCTCGAAGTATGCCACATTCATTCCCCTTCTAAAGACGTGCAGTACTGAAGAGACGGCCACGATGTTCTTCAAGAATGTTGTGAAATATTGGGGACTACCTCAAAGTATAGTCAGTGATCGTTACTCTCGCTTCACGGGACTATTTTGGGGAGAATTGTTCCAGCTCCTGGGCTCTAAACTTTGGATGTCCTCAAGTTACCATCCTCAAACAGATGGCCAGACGGAAAGATTCAATAGCATGTTGGAAGAGTACTTGAGACATTTTGTGGGCGTAACCCAGATGGAGTGGGTGCGCCTCCAAGATGTTGCCCAGTTCTGTTTTAATGTTCAAACGAGCTCCTCTTCTTACAAGAGCCCGTTTGAGCTTGTTATAGGTCAACAACCGTTGTTGCCTCCCACAGTTGCAGATTCTTATGGTGGCCGGACGAAGAAAGCTCATGAGTTTGCTAAAGAATGGAATGTCAATGCTGAGATTGCTCGCGCTTACTTGGAGAAGGCATCTCGCCGCATGAAGAAGTGGGCAGATGCGAACCGGAGGCCAAGAGAGTTCAAGGTAGGCGACATGGTCATGGTGAAGTTGAATAAGGAGCAGATGAGATTTCTTAGGGGAAGAGACAAGCGGCTGGTGCGAAAGTATGAAGGCCCATCCAAGTGATCAAGCGgattggggaagttgcttacaaGGTTGACCGCCCTGCCTGGATGAAGTGTCACCCGGTCTTCCATGTGAGCTGCTTGAAGCCGTACCATCCAGATCCTAAAGATCCAACCCGCAACAAGAGAAAGCGCGCCAACATCTGTTCCAATCAACTTCCAGCAATATCAGCCGACTAATCCAGCCTTGAAGACTTGAAGAGTTCCAGCGCTGCCGAGGACAGCAACAGACTAgttgggggagagtgtgacgatccgtaCACTTCGAACCCTTAGTTTTATTTATGCTATGTAGTTTCATTTCCTCTTGTATATTTTTAGTAACTACTTTCCTAGTTTAGCATAGTTAGCATAGCTTTTTCTTTCCCTAAATGGGTGTCGCTATTCTGCACTTTccatgtttcctgctaccaggatgtaactatcaaatttccctctttggggAGTACTAGTCAATCAAACATCTGCTTCCCACCAAGTTGCCttcttattgcttgttgttgcttttttGTGAACGACTCTTGCCTTCACTTCACTAACAAGCCCGTGTGTGTTGATCGAGACTAGAATTCCGACACCCACAACCTGAGACCGATTACGAGT is a window encoding:
- the LOC141643342 gene encoding uncharacterized protein LOC141643342, giving the protein MGEWTGKLDFTNVPMDDFKIVLGMDFLKRTPTFLAPHNGSLIMVGSKPCLVKAVEADRKQKGPLLSAMQLKRGLQKGEPTYLCTVSMKEDTFAECVEPQVEKVLEDNKDLMPDQLPMSLPPRRSVDHQIELLSGTRPPARGPYRMAPPELAELRRQLDDLIR